A stretch of Bombus vancouverensis nearcticus chromosome 13, iyBomVanc1_principal, whole genome shotgun sequence DNA encodes these proteins:
- the LOC117162529 gene encoding uncharacterized protein LOC117162529 → MDNSKVDEENQRNINDGDWICPDSQCANVNFARRNSCNRCGKDRGECPKKKKLGQEIGKAAAEKSRGLFSADDWQCSKCGNVNWARRQQCNMCNAPKFGEIEERTGYGGGYNDRGVVEYKERRDDDDEYDEFGRRKKKRKIENRSDDDSKDSRYSSPPRNKSKDEDERDEVENEEDQNDEDEEEEEDDEEDGDLSKYDLSEWDDFAIKKNTNGSTASSEEQQSRDKDDWRDSGTSSQ, encoded by the exons ATGGATAATAGTAAAGTGGATGAAGAAAATCAACGTAATATTAATGATGGGGACTGGATTTGTCCCGATTCTCA ATGTGCCAATGTAAATTTTGCAAGAAGAAACTCTTGTAATCGATGTGGAAAAG ACAGAGGAGAGTGtcctaagaaaaaaaaattgggACAAGAAATTGGTAAAGCAGCTGCAGAGAAAAGTAGAGGATTATTCAG TGCTGATGATTGGCAGTGCAGTAAGTGTGGAAACGTAAATTGGGCCCGGCGACAGCAGTGTAACATGTGTAATGCACCGAAATTCGGAGAGATTGAAGAACGTACAGGATATGGAGGAGGATATAATGATCGAGGAGTCGTTgaatataaagaaagaagagaTGATGATGACGAGTACGATGAGTTCGGGCGTcgtaaaaagaaacgaaagattgAAAACCGCTCAGATGACGATTCCAAAGATTCTAGGTATAGCAGCCCGCCACGTAACAAGTCTAAGGACGAGGATGAAAGAGATGAAGTGGAGAATGAAGAAGATCAAAAT GATgaagacgaagaggaagaggaagatgaTGAAGAAGATGGTGATTTATCGAAATACGATCTTAGTGAATGGGATGACTTTGCAATTAAGAAAAA TACAAATGGGAGCACTGCATCTTCAGAAGAACAACAATCAag aGATAAAGATGACTGGCGCGATTCGGGGACATCCAGTCAATGA